One genomic window of Paenibacillus xylanilyticus includes the following:
- a CDS encoding substrate-binding domain-containing protein, translating into MIKGKEDKAIISRIISADSIKKFSPSILRALRCMGIAAAGCCLFLSTACGISNADSILPPPRVALITPAGTGELAEAIRLGAEAAAKEHGAELLTVEAFPSEAATYAPSNPDSAIHRVREPQELSGQGVSAYSQREQAQIRAATQALQQGASALLVDPLSEKVLGDIIQKAQTMNKSGTSIPVIVLNDEFPVEGITSVISMDNVEAGRQAGEAMAELLGGRGSVALLGPDPVNPGLIHREQGVMEALVQYPGIRVEPKSVCSTREVCWQAAKQLLDEQQVDGFIALQEPASLGAADELHRRKLEHQINIVGFGSEQQQLEQLQEGVFQHLIVQNGFSAGYLGLNQAVARLNNQQVQARVKLETKLVSTDNMFWMDNQKLLFPFVQ; encoded by the coding sequence ATGATAAAAGGTAAGGAAGATAAAGCAATCATCAGCAGGATTATTAGTGCAGACTCCATCAAGAAATTCAGTCCGTCCATCCTTCGTGCACTCAGATGTATGGGGATCGCTGCGGCGGGCTGCTGTTTATTCCTGAGTACGGCATGTGGCATCTCCAATGCCGATTCGATACTACCGCCACCTCGTGTCGCTCTGATCACCCCTGCTGGGACAGGTGAACTTGCAGAAGCGATCAGGCTCGGGGCAGAAGCAGCAGCCAAGGAGCATGGAGCTGAACTGCTGACGGTGGAGGCTTTTCCATCCGAGGCGGCAACGTATGCGCCATCCAATCCCGATTCGGCGATCCACCGAGTCAGAGAGCCGCAGGAGTTGTCCGGGCAGGGCGTTTCGGCCTACAGTCAGCGCGAACAGGCACAGATCCGAGCAGCGACGCAGGCATTGCAACAGGGCGCTTCCGCTCTACTCGTTGATCCACTGAGTGAGAAGGTACTTGGCGACATTATTCAGAAGGCCCAAACGATGAATAAGAGCGGTACTAGTATTCCAGTGATTGTTCTCAACGATGAGTTTCCTGTAGAAGGGATTACGAGTGTCATATCCATGGATAATGTGGAGGCTGGGCGGCAGGCAGGTGAAGCGATGGCCGAACTTCTGGGCGGCAGAGGCAGTGTAGCCTTGCTGGGGCCCGATCCTGTGAATCCAGGGCTGATCCACCGGGAGCAGGGGGTCATGGAAGCGCTGGTCCAGTATCCGGGTATTCGGGTTGAACCCAAGTCCGTATGCAGCACACGGGAGGTTTGCTGGCAGGCAGCGAAGCAGCTGCTGGACGAGCAGCAGGTAGACGGCTTCATTGCCCTGCAGGAGCCCGCGTCTCTGGGAGCAGCGGATGAGCTGCATCGCCGCAAGTTGGAGCACCAGATCAACATTGTAGGCTTCGGGAGTGAGCAGCAGCAGCTGGAGCAGCTGCAGGAAGGGGTATTCCAGCATCTTATTGTGCAAAATGGCTTCAGCGCAGGGTATCTTGGTTTAAATCAAGCCGTGGCACGGCTCAATAATCAGCAGGTGCAGGCCAGAGTGAAGCTGGAAACGAAGCTGGTCAGTACGGACAATATGTTCTGGATGGATAACCAGAAGCTGCTGTTTCCGTTTGTTCAATGA
- a CDS encoding galactose ABC transporter substrate-binding protein, with protein MKKTWMTLLLTAFMVAAAGCSSGGDSAGGSTGTGTEEQAAGGTETPKIGVAIYKFDDTFMTGVRNAMTAAAEGKATLDIVDSQNAQPTQNEKVDLFVSKKYSAMAVNPVDRTAAGVIIDKAKAASIPVVFLNREPVAEDMNKWDKVYYVGAKAEESGTISGQLIVDYWKAHPEADKNGDGKLQYVMLKGEPGHQDAELRTKYSVQAIQDAGIEVEAMAEDTAMWDRVKGQEKMQAFLASHGDKIEAVLANNDDMALGAIEALKAAGYFKDGKAMPVVGVDATAPAIQALQDGTMLGTVLNDAKNQGAATVALAAVLAKGETPTKENTGYDITDGKYVWIAYKKITKDNIADAQ; from the coding sequence ATGAAGAAAACGTGGATGACACTGCTGCTTACTGCATTCATGGTTGCGGCTGCGGGCTGCAGCAGCGGTGGAGACAGTGCGGGTGGAAGTACGGGAACCGGTACGGAGGAGCAGGCAGCAGGCGGAACGGAGACACCGAAAATTGGTGTTGCGATCTACAAATTCGATGATACGTTCATGACGGGCGTGCGGAATGCAATGACGGCAGCAGCAGAAGGCAAAGCCACACTTGATATCGTGGATAGCCAGAACGCACAGCCGACCCAGAATGAGAAGGTGGACCTGTTTGTATCCAAGAAATACAGTGCAATGGCTGTAAATCCGGTTGACCGGACGGCGGCAGGCGTCATCATTGACAAGGCCAAGGCGGCAAGCATTCCTGTCGTGTTCCTCAACCGTGAGCCGGTTGCTGAAGACATGAATAAATGGGATAAGGTGTATTACGTTGGTGCCAAAGCGGAAGAGTCGGGTACGATCTCCGGCCAGCTGATTGTGGATTACTGGAAAGCCCATCCCGAAGCGGACAAAAACGGGGACGGCAAACTGCAATACGTCATGCTGAAAGGCGAGCCGGGTCACCAGGATGCAGAGCTGCGGACGAAATACTCCGTACAGGCGATCCAGGATGCCGGTATTGAAGTAGAGGCAATGGCGGAAGACACGGCGATGTGGGATCGGGTCAAAGGACAGGAGAAAATGCAGGCATTCCTCGCTTCCCACGGCGACAAGATTGAAGCTGTACTTGCCAACAATGACGACATGGCACTCGGTGCTATCGAGGCATTGAAGGCAGCAGGATACTTCAAGGACGGCAAGGCGATGCCTGTCGTAGGTGTAGATGCAACGGCTCCTGCCATTCAGGCGCTTCAGGATGGCACGATGCTCGGCACCGTATTGAATGATGCGAAGAACCAGGGCGCAGCAACAGTGGCTTTGGCTGCGGTACTTGCCAAAGGTGAGACACCAACGAAGGAAAATACGGGGTACGACATTACGGATGGCAAATATGTCTGGATCGCCTACAAGAAAATTACGAAAGACAACATTGCCGACGCCCAATAA
- a CDS encoding sugar ABC transporter ATP-binding protein, which produces MASPYLLEMDGISKGFPGVQALSQVTLKVKPGSVHALMGENGAGKSTLMKCLFGMYRPDEGTVRIDGKEVDIPNSKAALQHGISMIHQELNPVPHRPVMENIWLGRFPMRGLLVDEKKMYADTLALFKDLNLDIDPKAQAGTLSVSKIQSMEIAKAVSFQSKVIVMDEPTSSLTGKEVEQLFAIINELRSRGVSIIYISHKMEEILTISDEVTIMRDGFVVGTWDAADLTTDLIITRMVGRDLDERFPERTNVPGEVILKAEGLTSSQAHSFRDITFELRKGEVLGIGGLVGAQRTELIESLFGLRGLASGTISIHGRKVKINSPAAAKRHHMALLTEERRVTGIFPVLSVYENTIIASLGRYRNRVGLLDEKKGREEAREQTQKFRTKTPSVNTLIRNLSGGNQQKVLLARWLLTSPEILLLDEPTRGIDVGAKFEIYTIITELARQGKSIIMISSEMPELLGMSDRIMVMSEGRLTGIVDGADATEQEIMRLAAQQRMA; this is translated from the coding sequence ATGGCATCACCTTATCTGCTGGAGATGGACGGAATTTCGAAGGGGTTTCCGGGTGTGCAGGCACTTAGTCAGGTCACCCTGAAGGTGAAGCCCGGGTCGGTCCACGCCCTGATGGGAGAGAATGGAGCAGGGAAATCGACACTGATGAAATGTTTGTTCGGCATGTACCGACCGGATGAAGGGACGGTTCGAATCGATGGAAAAGAGGTCGACATTCCGAATTCCAAAGCAGCACTGCAGCATGGCATATCCATGATCCATCAGGAGCTGAATCCGGTGCCTCATCGTCCCGTGATGGAGAATATATGGCTGGGACGTTTCCCGATGAGAGGGCTGCTGGTCGACGAGAAGAAGATGTATGCCGATACCTTGGCCTTGTTTAAAGACCTGAATCTGGATATCGACCCGAAGGCACAGGCAGGAACATTATCCGTATCCAAAATACAATCCATGGAAATCGCCAAAGCGGTCTCTTTTCAATCAAAAGTCATTGTTATGGATGAGCCGACCTCATCTCTGACAGGCAAGGAAGTAGAGCAGCTGTTCGCCATCATTAACGAGCTTCGCAGCCGCGGCGTGTCGATTATCTACATCTCGCACAAAATGGAGGAAATCCTCACGATTTCGGACGAAGTCACCATTATGCGTGACGGGTTTGTAGTCGGTACGTGGGATGCTGCCGATCTGACTACAGACCTGATCATCACCCGCATGGTTGGACGGGATCTGGACGAACGTTTTCCGGAACGGACCAACGTTCCTGGCGAAGTGATTTTGAAGGCGGAAGGGTTAACATCGAGCCAGGCCCACTCGTTCAGGGATATTACGTTTGAGCTCCGAAAAGGCGAAGTACTTGGTATTGGCGGACTCGTGGGAGCGCAGCGGACGGAGCTGATCGAATCCTTGTTCGGACTGCGCGGTCTCGCTTCAGGCACAATTTCGATTCATGGACGCAAAGTGAAGATCAACTCACCCGCCGCGGCGAAACGTCATCATATGGCGCTGCTGACCGAGGAGCGTAGGGTTACGGGCATATTTCCCGTGTTGTCCGTGTATGAAAATACGATCATTGCGAGTCTGGGCAGGTACCGAAACCGGGTTGGGCTGCTGGATGAAAAGAAGGGACGCGAAGAGGCAAGGGAGCAAACCCAGAAGTTCAGAACCAAAACGCCTTCCGTTAACACGCTGATTCGCAACCTGTCTGGAGGGAATCAGCAGAAAGTGCTTCTGGCACGTTGGTTATTGACCAGCCCGGAAATTCTGCTGCTTGATGAACCGACGCGGGGAATTGACGTGGGTGCCAAGTTTGAAATCTACACCATTATTACGGAACTGGCTCGTCAGGGCAAAAGCATTATCATGATCAGCTCGGAGATGCCTGAACTGCTTGGGATGTCGGACCGGATCATGGTGATGAGTGAAGGAAGGCTGACGGGCATTGTAGACGGAGCCGACGCCACAGAGCAGGAAATTATGAGGCTGGCCGCTCAGCAGCGGATGGCTTAG
- the mglC gene encoding galactose/methyl galactoside ABC transporter permease MglC, whose translation MNTQVINQVKQYVTQRAIFIVLILLVIGIAIADPNFLAFSTLRDILQQSSTRAIIALGAAFILVTGGVDLSAGRVVGLTAVVSASMLQIDEYANRFFPDLPHLWVGLPILIGIVAGLIVGLVNGIIVAKLHVPPFIATLGTMVAVYGLNSIYFDTEPNQSQPIGGLRPDFTVIGSGYIDLGGGYSIPYIVLIAIAVALICWVVFNKTRLGKNMYAIGGNIQAAHVSGIHVARNLIALYAIAGALYGLGGVLEAARTGGATNNYGNMYELDAIAACVVGGVSTAGGIGTVPGVMAGVLIFGVINYGLTFIGVSPYWQLIIKGLIIVAAVAFDIRKYMAKK comes from the coding sequence ATGAACACGCAAGTAATCAATCAGGTGAAACAGTATGTAACGCAGCGCGCCATCTTTATCGTACTTATTCTGCTTGTCATCGGCATTGCCATCGCGGACCCGAACTTCCTTGCTTTCTCTACCCTACGGGATATATTGCAGCAATCCTCCACACGGGCCATCATTGCACTTGGGGCGGCCTTCATTCTCGTCACAGGCGGGGTCGATCTGTCTGCTGGCCGGGTGGTAGGTCTGACGGCTGTGGTATCTGCGTCCATGCTGCAAATTGACGAATATGCCAACCGCTTCTTTCCGGATCTGCCGCATTTATGGGTGGGGCTGCCCATTCTCATCGGAATTGTGGCTGGTCTGATTGTCGGATTGGTAAATGGAATTATAGTCGCCAAGCTGCATGTACCTCCATTTATCGCCACACTGGGAACGATGGTGGCCGTATATGGGTTGAACTCGATTTATTTTGATACAGAGCCCAACCAGTCACAGCCGATCGGAGGACTTAGACCGGACTTTACGGTGATCGGATCAGGCTATATTGATCTGGGTGGTGGCTACTCGATCCCTTATATTGTACTGATTGCGATTGCAGTAGCCTTAATCTGCTGGGTCGTTTTCAACAAAACCCGTCTCGGCAAAAATATGTACGCCATTGGCGGCAACATCCAGGCCGCACATGTATCGGGAATTCACGTCGCACGTAATTTGATTGCCTTGTATGCCATTGCGGGAGCGTTATATGGTCTGGGTGGTGTGCTGGAGGCAGCGCGCACAGGCGGAGCGACGAATAACTACGGCAATATGTATGAGCTGGATGCCATAGCGGCGTGTGTCGTTGGCGGCGTTTCAACAGCCGGAGGTATCGGTACAGTGCCAGGTGTTATGGCCGGTGTGCTCATCTTCGGGGTTATCAACTACGGTCTTACCTTTATTGGGGTAAGTCCCTATTGGCAGCTGATTATAAAAGGATTAATTATTGTTGCCGCTGTTGCATTTGATATCCGCAAATATATGGCGAAGAAATAG
- a CDS encoding ATP-binding protein produces the protein MLTYTMKRVIFPLGCLLVILSSYFLGRTSSLTWMILAGALFIASIYGERRYPVLQKIQWIFLGIFHYFSELNWCNMLYYLLIMTMIQNKQRVEQTLPISLLLVLQYTAIRLSYVTIDAYTLLVSLFDLLTAIVIIFLYHTLVNSEAEKRRLREKNQFLTLHDPLTGLLNYEGYMNALQETAEKQRSFLLILLNIQNFSGFNKEVDNNWSKIIAGTGESISKHFADAYGISRYAGDRFSIILPEVAGIEERMSRMQTTDLKGLQVTYSISIYPETAESLQQFITIAEERLFQAQRTKWIKNEEEIYRSERLRAVGELAAGMAHEIRNPLTAIRGFLQLSRGQAYNIAPWYEVIMGEVIRVTDLTAEFLQFSKPQAHLMKPERLGQCLERVLSLTESDAASRGHRITLEMTDESIVVNMDRDKIVQVLINLIRNAFEAMNDPGEVHIVLVHEGDKAYTSITDTGSGIPDHALADIFNPFYTTKEEGTGLGLALCQKIAHDHHGEITVRSEVGVGSTFTLELPVAAVE, from the coding sequence TTGCTAACGTACACGATGAAAAGGGTTATTTTCCCGTTGGGTTGCTTGCTTGTAATCCTGTCCTCTTATTTTCTGGGCCGTACCTCCAGCCTTACATGGATGATCCTTGCCGGAGCCTTATTTATTGCCAGCATTTATGGAGAAAGACGATATCCTGTATTACAAAAAATTCAGTGGATCTTTCTTGGCATATTTCACTATTTCAGTGAATTGAACTGGTGCAATATGTTATATTACCTGCTCATCATGACAATGATCCAGAACAAACAGCGTGTGGAGCAGACCCTGCCCATTTCTCTCCTGCTCGTGCTGCAATATACAGCGATTCGGCTATCCTACGTAACGATAGATGCCTACACCTTGTTGGTTTCCCTCTTCGATCTACTCACAGCAATTGTTATAATCTTTCTGTATCATACGCTGGTTAACAGCGAAGCCGAAAAGCGCAGATTGCGCGAAAAAAATCAATTCCTCACTCTGCACGACCCACTTACAGGTCTGCTCAACTATGAAGGATATATGAATGCACTGCAAGAGACGGCAGAGAAGCAGCGCTCCTTTTTGCTCATTCTTCTGAACATCCAGAACTTCAGCGGATTTAACAAGGAAGTGGATAACAATTGGAGTAAAATTATAGCGGGGACTGGGGAGAGCATCTCCAAGCATTTTGCGGATGCTTATGGCATATCCCGTTATGCGGGAGATCGATTTTCAATCATTTTGCCCGAGGTTGCGGGGATCGAGGAACGAATGAGTAGGATGCAAACCACAGATTTGAAAGGATTACAGGTTACGTATAGCATTTCGATCTATCCGGAGACAGCAGAGAGCCTCCAGCAGTTCATAACGATTGCAGAGGAGCGGCTATTTCAGGCACAGCGCACCAAGTGGATCAAGAATGAAGAAGAGATCTACCGTTCGGAAAGGCTCAGGGCTGTTGGAGAACTTGCAGCTGGCATGGCGCATGAAATCCGTAATCCGCTCACGGCCATTCGTGGATTCTTACAGCTGTCACGCGGACAAGCGTACAATATTGCCCCGTGGTATGAAGTGATTATGGGAGAAGTGATACGGGTTACGGACCTGACTGCAGAATTTCTGCAATTTTCCAAGCCTCAGGCTCATCTAATGAAACCGGAGAGGCTGGGCCAATGCCTTGAACGTGTTTTGTCATTAACCGAGTCAGATGCAGCATCCCGTGGACACCGGATTACATTAGAGATGACAGACGAATCAATTGTGGTCAATATGGATCGGGACAAGATCGTACAGGTTCTGATTAATCTGATACGCAATGCATTCGAAGCAATGAATGATCCGGGTGAAGTACATATTGTTCTTGTTCATGAAGGAGACAAAGCATATACATCCATTACGGATACGGGAAGCGGCATACCGGATCATGCCCTTGCCGATATATTTAATCCATTTTATACAACGAAGGAAGAAGGGACAGGGCTTGGGCTGGCGCTCTGCCAGAAGATTGCTCATGACCACCATGGAGAAATTACGGTGCGCAGTGAAGTGGGAGTCGGTTCTACGTTTACACTGGAGCTCCCGGTAGCAGCCGTGGAATAA
- a CDS encoding ABC transporter ATP-binding protein, whose amino-acid sequence MFNLAKPASSSAQPPVVPPIGRPGPGRGPVPKVRAKNAKHAILRVWSYMGRHRKGVIMALVLTALGTLLNLAGPYLLGRAVNEHIVPKVTDGLLKDCLLLLTVYVLSSLMMWGQSYVMIGVSQLTVKDLRQALFSRLQQLPISFFDKNQSGDLMSRATNDIDNVSTTLNQSVTQLMSSAILLVGSLSIMLALDIRLTLLSLVKVPLITIATKLIASRTRKHFSAQQKLLGELNGYAQETIAGQKVVAAYNRQEQAHQHFESLNEKLRTASTQAQTVSGLVGPTMNVMNNIGFAILAAVGGWMAYHDLTSIGLIVSFLAYSRQIERPLNDLANQYNLIQAAIAGAERVFQIMDTPSEYEEKQEKQLDHIQGKVVFENVSFGYHSDREILKNVSFTAQPGEMIALVGPTGAGKTTIINLLPRFYEITGGSITIDGTDISELEKDHLRRGLGIVLQDAYLFSGTIRDNIAYGKPDATDEQIRQAAQLANAHSFIRKLSQGYDTPIIAGGSNLSQGQRQLLTIARAILADPAILILDEATSSIDTRTEMQIQEAMRTLMKDRTSFVIAHRLSTIREADQILVIDSGQIAERGNHEDLMQQKGFYYQLHQGQLN is encoded by the coding sequence ATGTTCAATTTGGCTAAACCTGCATCTTCCTCCGCACAGCCACCTGTCGTTCCTCCAATCGGAAGACCTGGACCGGGCCGGGGGCCTGTTCCGAAAGTAAGAGCCAAGAATGCCAAGCACGCCATCCTGCGAGTATGGTCTTACATGGGACGCCATCGCAAAGGGGTTATTATGGCTCTGGTCCTTACCGCTCTGGGAACACTGCTTAATCTGGCGGGCCCCTACCTTCTGGGCCGCGCGGTGAATGAGCATATTGTTCCGAAAGTGACGGACGGCCTTTTGAAGGACTGCCTCCTGTTATTAACGGTATACGTCTTGAGTTCACTCATGATGTGGGGACAGTCTTATGTCATGATCGGCGTATCCCAGTTGACGGTGAAGGATCTGCGTCAGGCTTTGTTCTCCAGGCTGCAGCAGCTGCCCATAAGCTTTTTTGACAAAAATCAAAGCGGAGATCTGATGAGCCGGGCTACCAATGATATCGATAACGTGTCCACTACCCTGAATCAGAGTGTGACTCAGCTGATGTCCAGTGCAATCCTTCTTGTCGGTTCACTGTCGATCATGCTTGCTCTGGATATCCGGCTGACACTTCTCAGCCTGGTAAAGGTACCGTTAATCACCATTGCAACCAAGCTGATCGCTTCCAGAACACGCAAACATTTTTCTGCCCAGCAGAAGCTGCTCGGTGAGCTGAATGGCTATGCGCAGGAAACGATCGCCGGACAAAAGGTGGTTGCCGCCTATAACCGTCAAGAACAGGCACACCAGCATTTTGAGAGCCTGAATGAAAAGCTGCGTACAGCCAGTACGCAGGCCCAGACCGTATCCGGGCTGGTTGGACCTACGATGAACGTCATGAACAACATTGGATTTGCCATTCTTGCAGCAGTAGGTGGATGGATGGCTTACCACGATTTAACGTCCATCGGACTGATTGTAAGCTTTCTTGCCTACTCTCGGCAGATTGAGCGACCACTTAACGATCTTGCGAACCAGTACAACCTGATTCAGGCAGCCATTGCCGGTGCTGAGCGTGTGTTTCAGATTATGGATACACCAAGTGAGTACGAGGAGAAACAGGAGAAGCAGCTGGATCACATTCAAGGTAAAGTGGTGTTTGAAAATGTATCCTTTGGATACCATTCCGATAGAGAGATTCTGAAAAATGTCAGCTTCACCGCGCAGCCTGGCGAGATGATTGCTCTGGTCGGGCCAACAGGTGCCGGTAAAACAACCATCATTAACCTGCTCCCCCGCTTCTATGAAATTACAGGCGGAAGCATTACCATAGATGGCACGGACATCTCGGAGCTGGAGAAGGATCACCTCCGGCGCGGACTCGGTATTGTGCTGCAGGATGCCTACCTGTTCTCGGGAACCATTCGTGATAATATTGCCTACGGCAAGCCGGATGCGACCGATGAGCAGATCAGGCAGGCAGCTCAGCTGGCCAATGCCCACTCCTTCATTCGCAAGCTGTCCCAAGGTTACGACACCCCCATTATTGCGGGCGGAAGCAATCTAAGCCAAGGACAGCGGCAATTGCTGACGATCGCTCGGGCCATCCTCGCCGATCCGGCCATTCTTATTTTGGATGAGGCAACGAGCAGTATTGATACCCGTACGGAAATGCAGATTCAGGAGGCGATGCGCACGTTAATGAAAGACCGCACCAGTTTCGTCATCGCCCATAGACTGAGCACGATCCGGGAGGCAGATCAGATACTGGTGATTGATTCAGGCCAGATTGCCGAGCGGGGTAACCACGAGGATCTCATGCAGCAAAAAGGATTTTATTATCAGCTCCATCAAGGTCAGCTAAACTGA
- a CDS encoding ABC transporter ATP-binding protein — translation MWTLKRFLAPYKSAAILAPLLMVLEVAMDLLQPKLMSSIVDDGVLAGDLPHIVRTGLFMLLFALIGWVGGAGCTLFSSKASVGYGTDLRQELFDHIQTFSFRNLDTFQEGSLITRLTSDITQMQTFVQMLLRMFIRSPMLIIGSIIMAFTISIKLALILMMTVPVLFVILYILISASYPLFASVQNKLDQVNAVLQENLAGIRVVKAFARAGTEKKRFNQSNEDYTGTAVKAWRIVTLNAPVLSLMLNATIVAVLWFGGFQVVGGDIAAGDLIAFINYVTVVLSSLTSIGMMMMSYSRAKVSAARINEVLHTEPDIQSGHEAHRENALQNQAIQVGSNPASRVTRRPGEVEFRDVSFRYDGEDALTGVNLTARAGEKVALLGSTGSGKTSLVQLIPRLYDASVGEVLVGGVNVRNWDLQLLRSRVSIVLQESILFSGSIRDNIGFGRPDTTDAEIRAAARAAAADEFIMNLKDGYDTELGQRGVNLSGGQKQRISIARALLMRPDVLILDDSTSAVDLRTEASIQRALHSLMKDSTTFLIAQRISSVKDADCIYVLDEGRIVASGTHDELMANSTHYQSIYDSQQRKEDVQFG, via the coding sequence TTGTGGACGTTGAAACGATTTTTGGCGCCTTATAAGTCAGCCGCCATACTCGCCCCACTCCTCATGGTGCTGGAGGTAGCCATGGACCTGCTTCAACCGAAGCTGATGTCCAGTATTGTGGATGATGGCGTGCTTGCCGGTGACCTGCCCCATATTGTACGCACAGGGCTGTTCATGCTTTTGTTTGCCCTCATTGGCTGGGTTGGCGGAGCAGGCTGTACACTCTTTTCCAGCAAAGCGTCTGTTGGATATGGCACTGATCTGCGCCAGGAGCTGTTCGACCATATTCAAACCTTTTCCTTCCGTAATTTGGACACATTCCAGGAAGGATCGCTCATCACGCGTCTAACGAGCGATATTACGCAGATGCAGACCTTTGTACAGATGCTCCTGCGAATGTTCATCCGGTCACCGATGCTGATCATCGGCAGTATTATTATGGCATTTACAATCAGTATCAAGCTGGCGCTGATCCTCATGATGACCGTACCCGTTCTCTTTGTCATTCTGTATATTCTCATATCCGCTTCCTATCCTCTGTTTGCCAGCGTGCAGAATAAGCTGGATCAAGTCAACGCCGTTCTGCAGGAAAATCTCGCTGGGATTCGTGTCGTCAAGGCTTTTGCACGGGCAGGCACGGAGAAAAAGCGTTTCAATCAATCCAATGAGGATTATACGGGAACAGCGGTGAAAGCCTGGCGCATTGTTACGCTGAATGCACCTGTACTCAGCCTGATGCTGAACGCGACGATCGTAGCCGTATTATGGTTTGGCGGGTTTCAGGTTGTAGGAGGCGATATTGCAGCCGGGGATCTGATTGCTTTTATCAACTATGTAACGGTGGTGCTCTCCTCCCTCACCTCCATCGGCATGATGATGATGAGTTACTCCCGGGCGAAGGTGTCGGCTGCGCGGATCAACGAGGTTCTACATACAGAGCCGGACATTCAGTCAGGCCATGAAGCTCATAGAGAGAATGCATTGCAAAATCAGGCCATTCAGGTTGGCTCCAATCCGGCATCCAGGGTTACTCGCCGACCAGGTGAGGTGGAATTCCGGGACGTTTCGTTCCGTTATGACGGCGAAGATGCCCTCACGGGAGTTAATCTTACTGCGCGAGCAGGGGAAAAGGTGGCTTTACTCGGTTCCACCGGTTCAGGCAAGACATCACTCGTGCAGCTCATCCCCCGCCTATATGATGCCTCAGTCGGTGAAGTACTTGTTGGCGGTGTTAATGTACGGAACTGGGATCTTCAACTGCTTCGCAGCAGAGTGTCCATTGTATTGCAGGAATCCATTCTGTTCAGCGGCAGCATTCGGGATAATATCGGCTTCGGCAGACCGGATACCACGGATGCCGAGATCCGTGCGGCGGCGCGGGCAGCGGCAGCGGATGAATTTATCATGAACCTGAAAGATGGATACGACACGGAGCTTGGACAGCGGGGAGTCAATCTCTCCGGCGGGCAGAAACAGCGTATTTCCATTGCGCGTGCCCTGCTCATGCGGCCGGATGTTCTTATTTTGGATGACAGTACGAGTGCAGTCGATCTGCGAACCGAAGCAAGCATTCAGAGAGCACTGCATTCCCTGATGAAAGACAGTACAACCTTTTTAATTGCCCAGCGCATATCTTCGGTGAAGGATGCTGACTGCATTTACGTGCTGGATGAGGGGCGAATCGTGGCAAGTGGTACACATGACGAACTCATGGCCAATTCCACACACTATCAGTCCATTTATGATTCCCAACAACGGAAGGAGGATGTTCAATTTGGCTAA
- a CDS encoding MarR family winged helix-turn-helix transcriptional regulator — translation MHSARSERLLGQLSELVKLHRYKVHEKLVNHPELYPGQPPLLFQLDREDGQTQKSLAEKLSRTPATVTVMLKRMETSGYVRREADPNDQRSLRVYLTDQGRSALKDLSEVFQELELQAQEGFTPEETQLMSALAQRMVHNLRES, via the coding sequence ATGCATTCAGCCCGCAGCGAACGGCTGCTCGGACAATTATCCGAACTTGTGAAGCTGCATCGCTATAAAGTTCATGAGAAGCTGGTTAACCACCCCGAGCTGTACCCCGGACAACCTCCACTGCTGTTCCAGCTTGACCGTGAAGATGGTCAAACCCAGAAAAGTCTGGCCGAGAAGCTTAGCCGTACTCCTGCAACCGTTACAGTCATGCTGAAACGCATGGAAACATCGGGATATGTAAGGCGTGAAGCCGATCCGAATGACCAGCGCAGTCTGCGTGTCTATTTGACCGACCAGGGCCGCAGCGCGCTCAAGGATTTGAGTGAGGTATTTCAGGAACTGGAGCTCCAGGCTCAGGAAGGATTTACGCCAGAAGAAACGCAACTCATGTCAGCGCTTGCACAGCGTATGGTTCACAACCTTCGTGAATCCTGA